The uncultured Methanoregula sp. genomic sequence TATGTTCGGCAAGCGTGCGGTATTTTTCCTCGCTGTCCCTGAGTGCATTCTCTATCCTCTTTCTCTCCGTTATATTTTCCAGGAACAGAATAACCCCACGGGAAAGATCCTGAAAACGGGTGGGTGTGAAGGTTATTTTGTACCAGATGTCATGGGTTTTGGATTTAATACAGACCTCACGGTAATCTTCCATTCCCCCGAGGGCAGCATCTGCAGCAGGCACAATCTCAGCATCCAGAAAGAGGTCCGTCGGAAGATCTATCAGCAGTGAATGGAGAACTTTGTTCTTCGGAATGTCGATGTGGTGGATAAATGCATCATTTGCCTGGACCACCCGGAAATCCTCATCAAGCGTGAGGATAAAATTTTTTGAGAGGTTCATCAGGTCCGAAAGCGGAACCCGTTGTGCCAGGCAATAAATTTTTGATCGCCCGTACGTCCTGATTTCCACTTCTTCTTTTGCCGTAAGTATGTCAAGGAGCTTGGCAACGGAATTCCTGTTGATCTTTAATGTTTCCGAGATCTCCCGGATATTCAGTCCCTTTCGGTCCTTTTTCAACAGGTCTTTTATTCTGCATATATCATCCATGCGGTCATCACTCTTGTCACACCCCCTGATTGTTCTGTAACAAAAGTATTCACCCTTTATTATTTACATTTTCAATGCATGGCATTGAGACGGCAAAAAGGCGTTTTCGCCTTGCGATTTTGTTAATTATAACCGGATTTCAAATAATGTAACCGGGAAGGGAGACCCGGCAACACATCCCCCGGGTCAATTGCCCATTGTGGTCAACCCTGAAACCCCCGGAATTCGATCAAGTGAATCTGGCAATGGCCGGGACAGTTGGTGACAATACTTAACCCCCCGATCCTTCCCTTCCCTTTTTACAGGAAGGTCTCATCATGTTTCAAAATCCCTTCGGCCAGGTCACATTGCAGAAACCTTCAAATCCGGATGCATGCCGCTTCATAATTCCGGTTTGCCCCACGATTATCCCGCAACCGGATCCTTTCCTGGAAAAGTCCCTGAAGTCCTGTGCCTGTCGGTCGGTTCATTCCTGTCAGAAATTCGTCCGGGGCACGATAAAACAGATTCTCATGTGCGGGGATGGTGAAAACAGATGACCAGCGTACTCTATCTTGATGATGAACCCGTTCTCCTCGAGCTTACAAAGACCTATCTGGAGAGGAATCCCGATTTAACGATTGATACTGCACAGAGTTTCGAAATAGCACATAAAAAAATGGTATCGGGATCCTATGATGCAATAATATCGGACTACGATATGCCGGAGATGAATGGGATTGATTTTCTCAAATATGTCAGGGGCCGTCATGCCGATCTCCCGTTTATTCTTTTCACCGGCAAGGGCAGGGAGGACGTGGTTATCGACGCACTCAATAATGGTGCCGATTTCTACATCCAGAAGGGGGGTGAACCGAGATCTCAGTTTGCTGAACTCGCTCATAAAGTCCGGCTGGCGGTCTCCAAAAAAGATATGGAGAAGACACTGCTGGAATCAAAACAGCGGATGGCGGATATTATCGACCATCTGCCGGATGCGACCCTGGCAGTCGATCGGAGCGGGAGGGTCATTGTCTGGAACAACGCTATCGAGGAGATGACCGGAATACCCCGCGAGGTGATACTGGGTAAAGGGGAGTACGAGTACAGCCTCCCGTTTTACGGCAAGAGAGAACCCCTGCTGCTGAACCTGATCATGGATGAAGACCCTGACGTGAAAAAAAGATACTCATCGTTTTATCGGAATGGCAACCGGCTGGTTGCTGAAATCTTCATTCCCGGGTTCAACCGGGGTGCCGGGGCACATATCCGTGCCACGGCCTCCCCGCTGTACGACCGGAAGAACAATATAACCGGGGCTATCGAATCTATCCGGGACATAACAAGCCATAAAAAAACAGAAGAGATGCTGGTTCGCAATATCGAGGAACTCCATTCTGCCTACGAGCAACTGACCGCTGCCGAAGAAGAACTCCGGCAGAACTACGATGAGCTCAACAAAAGCCAGCAGCAACTGCAGCAGAGCGAGGAACGGTACCGGGATGTTGTTGAAGACCAGACAGAATTCATCTGCCGGTTTGCCCCTGATGGAACGATCAGTTTTGTCAACGGTGCCTACTGCCGGTATTTCGGGCTTGGCCGCGAATCCATTATCGGCGCCCCCCATGATGTGATAATCCCCCCGGAAGACCTGCATCTGATGAAGCGGCACCTGTCCGCTCTTTCACCGGAGAATCCTGTCGGGGTTATCGAACACCGGATCCAGATGCCGGCCGGGGGAACCCGGTGGCATCAGTGGACCGACAGGGCGATATTTGATACTGACGGGCGGATCACCGAGTACCAGTCCATAGGACGGGATATCACCGAGCGCAGGATGGCGGAAGCAGCGTCACGGCAGGCGAATAAAAAACTCCTTATTCTCAACAGCATCACCCGGCATGATATTGTTAACCAGCTTCTGGTATTGCGGGCATATATCGAAATCTCAAAAAGAGCGATACGCGATCCAACGCTTTTGGGATATATCGAGAAAGAGGAACAATCTGCGCTGATAATCAAGGAGCAGATTGAGTTCACGCGCAACTACCAGAACCTTGGGATGCAGGTGCCCAGATGGCAGGTTCTGGCAGATAGCATCGGCTCGGCAATCGGGCAACTGAACCTTCTGGGGATAGACATCAGTATCGCAGTTGACCCGGTAGAGATTTTTGCGGATCCCCTTATGAAGAAGGTATTCTATAACCTGATGGAAAATTCACTCCGTCACGGGGTTCACGTGACCCGGATAGATTATTCCGTTCGGGAAACCGCAAACGGGCTCATCATTACCTGTCGTGATAATGGTGTTGGAATCCCCGCAGAAGACAAGCAGCAACTCTTCCAGAAAGGATTTGGGAAGCATACCGGCCTTGGCCTGTTCCTTTCAAAGGAGATCCTTTCGATCACCGGCATTGCCATTACGGAGAATGGCGAGCCCGGCAAAGGAGTTCAGTTCGAGATGACGGTACCAAAGGGAGTGTACCGGTTTTCTCACGATCTGCCCGATCCTGATACCTGGCAGAATGAATGAGATCTCTCTCCGTCATCTTTCCTTTAACGGTTATCTGCCCGCTGGTTTATAGTGCGGTTTGGGAGTATCCTTGTTTTAGAGTGTACACGTCCCCTCCACCATAGTTGCAGACCCCGTGGATCTTCCGGTCGGGCATCTGCCTGCCGGAGTGCTATTACTGGTGCTCATTTCTTCTTCCAACTGGCACAATACTGCTTTCGTTACCCCGGGAATTTCAATCCAGCATCCGAATAAAAAAGAATACCGGCGGGGGTCGGCCGCCAGCTGGTTTTTGCGTTACGCTTCTTCGTAGATTCTTACTGGTACCGGCAGGATATCCGGACGCCGGTCCGTCATGAAGTACATATACGGGAGAACATGCACCATGTATTCCAGGTAGCCTTTTATGAAATTGGAGAGGCCTTCACTGCGCTTCCCGAAGAGAAGGATGTAAAACCACTGGATGATGAGGCAGATGCATGCGATAATGCCGTAGACCCAGAGAATGATGCCGATGATAATCCAGTAAACGATACGGATGAGCAGTTCGAGGCGGCTCGCGTCATGCTCGTACAGAAAGAGCTGGCCAAGTGCGGGGGCGTCTTGTGTCATAATTACCAAATCAGGCATTAGAGCCTTCCCGTAATAAAACCAGCGTATTTCTCGCCCGGATTATAATCCGGTCAAAACGGGGGCGCCCGGACGTGCGTGCACTAATTTTTAATAATACCAGAACAGATGCTATAGAGCATCAGACTTACGAGGGCTCGTGGTCTAGTTGGCTATGACGTCGCCTTGACATGGCGGAGGTCCTGAGTTCGAATCTCAGCGGGCCCATACATCAATCTCTTGTTTTAATGTTTTTCCCTGCAAGCGGATGCGATATTTTCTTTTCCCGCTCTCCCGGTTCCGCGTGCGCGAAAAAATCCGGTACATAATTGCCGGATAATTGCATGTGGGCAGGCAGATCCGGTGTTCCCGCACATGAAAAAGAACATGCGGTCAGAAGAACTTCCGTCTCCACATCAATATGCCCAGCAGCACCGATATCATCACCGAGAACCCGAAGATTATCTCGAAGGCAAGGGGTTTGTCTGAAAGGGGAAGGTCCAGAACGTTCATGCCGTAAAAACTTGCTATCATCGTCGGGATGGCGATAATGATCGTGATGGAGGCAAGGAATTTCATCACGATGTTGAGGTTATTCGAGATGATGGTCGCAAATGCCTGCGTCATCCCGTTGAGGATGTGCAGGTAAATCTGTGACATCTCCATTGCCTGCTTGTTCTCGATGATGACGTCTTCGAGGAACTCGGCATCGTCGTCATACATCTTCAGCGGCTTGGTGCGCAGGATCCGCTCCAGTACCGCTTCGTTTGACTTGAGCGAAGTCGAGAAGTAGATAAGGCTCTTTTCCAGCTCCATCATCTGGAAGAGCTCCTCGTTCTTCATCGAGCGGTGCAGTTCGACCTCGATACGGGAGATCGATCGCTCGATCTGGCGCAGGTGGTGCAGGTACGAGGATGCGTTGCGATGGAAGATCTGGTACAGGAACCGGGTTTTTTTGACGGTGTGGAAATGCCGGACCTTGCCTGCGGAGAAATCGTCAAGGATCGGGGATATGCGGCTGCAGACGGTAACGACTATCGAGTCGGTGATGACGATCCCGAGCGGGAGCGTGGAGAGGGTACGGATCCCTTCGTTCTCGGTGATCATCGGAACGTCGAGGACAACGAGAACTATTCCCTCATCGGAATCGATACGCGGACGCTCCTCCTCATCGAGCGCGGCTTTGAGGAAATCCAGGGGAAGGCGACAGGTATCCGCGATGTGGGCAAGTTCCGTCTCGGTCGGGCTTGTCATCCGTACCCATGTGCCATCGCCCGGCGCATCCACGGTCTCGATCGCCGCCGGCTCTGTATCTTTTTTTGTCCTGTAGATCTGCATCATGGCCCATTCCTCCAGACCCCTGCATATACCTGGCCGGTCAGGTTAAGATATGTGTGGGGAATTTTTTGACTTTTTTCATTGCGCGGATATCATCCCAACAAAATACGATAGTATGCATCGCATACTGGCCACGCGGCTGGTTAAGCGACATCCCTTGCTGGAAGATTTGACCCTAGGGATATTTTGTTCAATCGGTTTATGTCTTTGATCTGTTCTATCTGAAAGTGCCAATATTCAGTTATTTTTGAATTTCAATCGCAATTTTTGATTTATTCTTACATCCGGTTATTTTTTTGCCACTTTTATACATTTAAAGCCGCAATAGAATTCAGAATGTGAAAAAAAGGATGTGCGTGCAAAATTATTATTAACCCTTTAGGTCTATTGATTAGTTTGATGTCGTTATTCGTGAATGGCATATGCTGTCATTCAAACGGAACAGGGGCTGAACAATCGTCTATGTAACGGGATAATTATCGGCGGAGCGTGACTGCATGGATTTCGGATCAACTTTTTTTTATAAGTACCAGCGATTTATCAAGACCCTCAAAATATATCTCCTCCTTGCCGGGCCGGGCCTAATCGTCATGCTGGCTGATAACGATGCCGGGGGCATCACCACCTATACCGTAACCGGAGCAAAATTCGGGTACGGGCTCATCTGGTTCCTGCTGCTGCTCCTGCCGGTGGCCTATGTCGTGCAGGAGATGACGGTGCGTCTCGGGGCGGTCACGAAAAGGGGGCATGCGGAGGCGATCTTCGATGCCTTCGGGTCGTTCTGGGGCTGGTTCTCGTTCCTCGATCTTGCCCTTGTAAACTGGCTGACGCTTGTGACGGAATTTATTGGTATGACTGCAGCCCTCGCCATCTTCGGCATCAATCCGCTGATCACGGTGGTTATCGTATCGGTCGTCATGATGCTGATGGTGCTGCAGGGAAAATACTGGACCTGGGAGAAGATAGCCATGCTCTTTGCTGCCCTCAATATTGTCTATATCCCGGCGGCATTCATGGTGCACCCCTCGGTGGGCCAGGTTCTTGCACAGGGGCTCCTCCCCCACTTCCCCGGGGGGTTCAACGGGACCCTGTTCTTCTTCCTGATGGCCAACATCGGCACAACGATCGCGCCGTGGATGATCTTCTTCCAGCAGAGCGCAGTTGTCGACAAGGGAATGAAGGAGAAGGATATCCCGTGGGGCCAGATGGATACGTTGATCGGATCTGCATTTACCGTCCTCGTGGCGATATTCGTCGTTGTGGTGGCAGGAACCGTGCTCTATGGCTCGGAAGTCGAGAGTGCAGCGCAGGCAGCAGGCATCCTGATAACCACCAACCCCTGGCTGGGGACGTTCATTGCCATCGGCCTTTTTAATGCCGGCTTCCTCGGTGCGATCTGTATCTCCCTTGCAAGCTCGTGGGCATTTGGTGAAGTATTCGGCTGGGCCCATTCGCTGAACCTGAAGATCCGCGAGGCCCCGTGGTTCTACTTATGTTATCTCTTTGCGCTCGTGAGCGCAGGTGCCGTCGTCCTGATACCCAATGCCCCGCTCGTCCTGATCACTCTGTTCGTCCAGGTCATCGCCGTGACCCTGTTGCCCGCGGCCCTGGTCTTTTTGATCCTGCTCCTGAACAACGAGGAGATCATGGGAAAATATAAAAATACCCTCTGGCAGAACATTGCCGGAACAACAATCGTTATCGCGATCATCGTCCTGTCCACCCTGTATGGTATCACGACCCTCTTCCCGGGGCTGATCTCATGATGGAGTATCGGGAGGTGCAGGTATGGTAACGCTCGAAAGTGTCTTTGGCATAAGGATCGGCAGCATGATCCGCGGGGGGGTGGACAAGATCCATGAGATCAATAAAAAATACGAGACGCCCCGGATCAAAATGTCACGGGGTGTCAGGATCGCGCTTGTCTTCCTGCGGCTCTACCTGATCCTGCTCGTACTGCTGCTTGGCTATAAATTCTGGACTTTGCTGAACTAACGGAGGGAAACGATGCAGACAGATATTGCTGTAACCGGAAAAAATGCCCAGAAACAGGACCGGGAATATCTCATGAGCACTCTGATCGGGGTGAGGGTGTACCTGGGCCAAAAGAAGATCGGCAGGCTTTCCGACATGATGATCATTGAGACCGGGAAACTTCCGGAAGTGAAAAACCTGATCATCACGCGCCCGTTCGGGGACCCGGCGCTTCTCGTTCCCTGGGACCGGGTGAAAACTCTTGAACCGGGACGCTGTGAAATTGATCTGGCGGAACTCAAAAAATACGAGACCGCACCCCCGGAGGATGCGATCCTTCTCTTTGACCATATCCTCAACAAGAAAGTACTCGACATGGAAGATGCCGAAGTCGAGATCGTGTACGATATCCATCTCATCAACCGGAACGGCCGGCTCTACGTGACGGAAGTCGATACATCCAGGTCAGCGCGCCTCCGCCGCCTCGGGCTGGGTTTTCTGTCCGGCATCCTGTACCCGCAGGAGGATCCCAAAGACACCGGCGTGATCTCCTGGATGTATATCCAGCCGCTCCCGCCCCAGATCAGTAGTTTCCGGGGAGATGTCAAGCTCAATATCCTCAAGGACAAACTTGCCGATATTCACCCGGTAGATCTCGCTGATATACTCGAAGAGCTCGACCATGACCAGCGCGTGATGGTCTTTGCCTCTCTCGAACATGAACAGGCTTCAGATACCCTTGAAGAGATAGAACCCCAGGTCCAGCGCGATATCATCTCATCCCTGACTACCGAGCAGGTGGGGCGTCTTCTCAATGATATGACACCCGGCCAAGCTGCCGATATTCTCTCGGTACTTCCCTCTTCGGAGGCTCACGAGATCCTTGAGGCCCTCAATAAGGACAATGCCAAAAAAATCCAGGCCATTATCGGGAAACAGGAAGAGAAGGTAATCCACTACACCACCCAGAAGATCCTGAAATTCCTGCCGGAAACCACGGTCGGTTATATCGAGAATGATTACCCGCGGCATGCGAGAGGAAAAGACGTCATCATGTACATTTATGTTGCCGAAAAGGACGATACCCTCCTTGGGGTCATCGATCTCAAGGAACTCCTCCAGGCCGACGACCAGGCATTGCTTAAGGATATTATGATCGAGAACGTGATCAGCCTGTCCACGGAGAGTACGCTCAAGGAAGCCTCGCAGGTCTTTGCCCGGTATGATTTCCGGGCGCTGCCCGTGATCGATGATAAAAATCATCTGGCTGGTGTAATTCCCTACCGCGATGTGATGAATCTCACCCACCATTTCGTG encodes the following:
- a CDS encoding DUF4389 domain-containing protein codes for the protein MTQDAPALGQLFLYEHDASRLELLIRIVYWIIIGIILWVYGIIACICLIIQWFYILLFGKRSEGLSNFIKGYLEYMVHVLPYMYFMTDRRPDILPVPVRIYEEA
- a CDS encoding CBS domain-containing protein, with protein sequence MQTDIAVTGKNAQKQDREYLMSTLIGVRVYLGQKKIGRLSDMMIIETGKLPEVKNLIITRPFGDPALLVPWDRVKTLEPGRCEIDLAELKKYETAPPEDAILLFDHILNKKVLDMEDAEVEIVYDIHLINRNGRLYVTEVDTSRSARLRRLGLGFLSGILYPQEDPKDTGVISWMYIQPLPPQISSFRGDVKLNILKDKLADIHPVDLADILEELDHDQRVMVFASLEHEQASDTLEEIEPQVQRDIISSLTTEQVGRLLNDMTPGQAADILSVLPSSEAHEILEALNKDNAKKIQAIIGKQEEKVIHYTTQKILKFLPETTVGYIENDYPRHARGKDVIMYIYVAEKDDTLLGVIDLKELLQADDQALLKDIMIENVISLSTESTLKEASQVFARYDFRALPVIDDKNHLAGVIPYRDVMNLTHHFVE
- a CDS encoding NRAMP family divalent metal transporter, which encodes MDFGSTFFYKYQRFIKTLKIYLLLAGPGLIVMLADNDAGGITTYTVTGAKFGYGLIWFLLLLLPVAYVVQEMTVRLGAVTKRGHAEAIFDAFGSFWGWFSFLDLALVNWLTLVTEFIGMTAALAIFGINPLITVVIVSVVMMLMVLQGKYWTWEKIAMLFAALNIVYIPAAFMVHPSVGQVLAQGLLPHFPGGFNGTLFFFLMANIGTTIAPWMIFFQQSAVVDKGMKEKDIPWGQMDTLIGSAFTVLVAIFVVVVAGTVLYGSEVESAAQAAGILITTNPWLGTFIAIGLFNAGFLGAICISLASSWAFGEVFGWAHSLNLKIREAPWFYLCYLFALVSAGAVVLIPNAPLVLITLFVQVIAVTLLPAALVFLILLLNNEEIMGKYKNTLWQNIAGTTIVIAIIVLSTLYGITTLFPGLIS
- a CDS encoding magnesium transporter CorA family protein, yielding MMQIYRTKKDTEPAAIETVDAPGDGTWVRMTSPTETELAHIADTCRLPLDFLKAALDEEERPRIDSDEGIVLVVLDVPMITENEGIRTLSTLPLGIVITDSIVVTVCSRISPILDDFSAGKVRHFHTVKKTRFLYQIFHRNASSYLHHLRQIERSISRIEVELHRSMKNEELFQMMELEKSLIYFSTSLKSNEAVLERILRTKPLKMYDDDAEFLEDVIIENKQAMEMSQIYLHILNGMTQAFATIISNNLNIVMKFLASITIIIAIPTMIASFYGMNVLDLPLSDKPLAFEIIFGFSVMISVLLGILMWRRKFF
- a CDS encoding PAS domain S-box protein, producing MTSVLYLDDEPVLLELTKTYLERNPDLTIDTAQSFEIAHKKMVSGSYDAIISDYDMPEMNGIDFLKYVRGRHADLPFILFTGKGREDVVIDALNNGADFYIQKGGEPRSQFAELAHKVRLAVSKKDMEKTLLESKQRMADIIDHLPDATLAVDRSGRVIVWNNAIEEMTGIPREVILGKGEYEYSLPFYGKREPLLLNLIMDEDPDVKKRYSSFYRNGNRLVAEIFIPGFNRGAGAHIRATASPLYDRKNNITGAIESIRDITSHKKTEEMLVRNIEELHSAYEQLTAAEEELRQNYDELNKSQQQLQQSEERYRDVVEDQTEFICRFAPDGTISFVNGAYCRYFGLGRESIIGAPHDVIIPPEDLHLMKRHLSALSPENPVGVIEHRIQMPAGGTRWHQWTDRAIFDTDGRITEYQSIGRDITERRMAEAASRQANKKLLILNSITRHDIVNQLLVLRAYIEISKRAIRDPTLLGYIEKEEQSALIIKEQIEFTRNYQNLGMQVPRWQVLADSIGSAIGQLNLLGIDISIAVDPVEIFADPLMKKVFYNLMENSLRHGVHVTRIDYSVRETANGLIITCRDNGVGIPAEDKQQLFQKGFGKHTGLGLFLSKEILSITGIAITENGEPGKGVQFEMTVPKGVYRFSHDLPDPDTWQNE